A section of the Amblyraja radiata isolate CabotCenter1 unplaced genomic scaffold, sAmbRad1.1.pri S47, whole genome shotgun sequence genome encodes:
- the LOC116969464 gene encoding myelin-associated glycoprotein-like isoform X3: MIWQYCFPLLLLQAGVQSGEWTMRALPRRAIRKSCVVIPCTFDFPSRPYTAVHGAWFKYWNHWKYTVYYTRDHNYGMAGFKGRAEIVGNLGEKDCSLRINHLRSEDSDVYYFYVELDGFETYTYTPPVQLHVLDVPDKPEISIPETLSEGTPVSILCKALYPCPDQRPSLTWSELSDSTIIVLGEKTSGDISTVLNFTPSVAHHGQTVRCTVDYFDTSHRLANSVTLNVTYSPRNTVVEWNFKEANTISLRCSSDANPSVTSFSWFKVTHGVETDLRRGSQNITVHLESVKATTSYSCTATNALGSSRSAPVRVHRHREGEIRIE, encoded by the exons ATGATCTGGCAATATTGCTTCCCACTGTTACTTCTGCAAG CAGGCGTGCAGTCGGGAGAATGGACAATGCGGGCTCTGCCCCGTCGGGCCATCAGGAAGTCTTGCGTGGTGATACCCTGTACGTTCGACTTCCCTTCGCGTCCTTACACCGCCGTCCACGGAGCGTGGTTCAAGTACTGGAACCACTGGAAGTACACCGTGTATTACACCAGAGATCACAACTACGGGATGGCCGGGTTCAAGGGGAGGGCTGAAATCGTTGGTAACCTGGGAGAGAAAGATTGCTCGCTGAGGATCAATCACCTCAGATCAGAAGACTCTGATGTGTACTACTTCTACGTGGAACTGGACGGCTTTGAAACGTACACCTACACACCTCCCGTCCAACTGCACGTACTGG ATGTACCTGACAAACCCGAGATTTCAATCCCGGAAACTCTCAGCGAAGGGACCCCGGTGAGCATTCTCTGCAAAGCCCTCTACCCCTGTCCCGATCAACGCCCATCTCTCACCTGGAGTGAGCTGTCTGATTCCACCATCATTGTGCTTGGGGAGAAAACTAGCGGAGACATTTCCACTGTCTTGAATTTTACTCCTTCCGTCGCTCATCACGGGCAAACTGTTCGCTGTACGGTTGACTACTTTGATACGAGTCACAGACTGGCAAACTCCGTTACCCTGAATGTAACAT ATTCCCCTCGGAACACGGTGGTCGAGTGGAACTTCAAAGAAGCCAACACGATTTCCCTACGTTGTTCCAGTGACGCCAACCCCAGTGTCACTAGTTTCTCCTGGTTCAAGGTCACCCATGGCGTTGAGACTGATCTAAGGCGGGGAAGTCAAAATATCACCGTTCACCTTGAGTCGGTAAAGGCAACTACATCCTACAGCTGCACGGCGACAAACGCTCTTGGGAGCTCACGGTCCGCGCCCGTGCGAGTCCACAGGCACC
- the LOC116969464 gene encoding myelin-associated glycoprotein-like isoform X2: MIWQYCFPLLLLQAGVQSGEWTMRALPRRAIRKSCVVIPCTFDFPSRPYTAVHGAWFKYWNHWKYTVYYTRDHNYGMAGFKGRAEIVGNLGEKDCSLRINHLRSEDSDVYYFYVELDGFETYTYTPPVQLHVLDVPDKPEISIPETLSEGTPVSILCKALYPCPDQRPSLTWSELSDSTIIVLGEKTSGDISTVLNFTPSVAHHGQTVRCTVDYFDTSHRLANSVTLNVTYSPRNTVVEWNFKEANTISLRCSSDANPSVTSFSWFKVTHGVETDLRRGSQNITVHLESVKATTSYSCTATNALGSSRSAPVRVHRHRRWLQIGRRSPAAQHYLSDCAVLAQKQY, from the exons ATGATCTGGCAATATTGCTTCCCACTGTTACTTCTGCAAG CAGGCGTGCAGTCGGGAGAATGGACAATGCGGGCTCTGCCCCGTCGGGCCATCAGGAAGTCTTGCGTGGTGATACCCTGTACGTTCGACTTCCCTTCGCGTCCTTACACCGCCGTCCACGGAGCGTGGTTCAAGTACTGGAACCACTGGAAGTACACCGTGTATTACACCAGAGATCACAACTACGGGATGGCCGGGTTCAAGGGGAGGGCTGAAATCGTTGGTAACCTGGGAGAGAAAGATTGCTCGCTGAGGATCAATCACCTCAGATCAGAAGACTCTGATGTGTACTACTTCTACGTGGAACTGGACGGCTTTGAAACGTACACCTACACACCTCCCGTCCAACTGCACGTACTGG ATGTACCTGACAAACCCGAGATTTCAATCCCGGAAACTCTCAGCGAAGGGACCCCGGTGAGCATTCTCTGCAAAGCCCTCTACCCCTGTCCCGATCAACGCCCATCTCTCACCTGGAGTGAGCTGTCTGATTCCACCATCATTGTGCTTGGGGAGAAAACTAGCGGAGACATTTCCACTGTCTTGAATTTTACTCCTTCCGTCGCTCATCACGGGCAAACTGTTCGCTGTACGGTTGACTACTTTGATACGAGTCACAGACTGGCAAACTCCGTTACCCTGAATGTAACAT ATTCCCCTCGGAACACGGTGGTCGAGTGGAACTTCAAAGAAGCCAACACGATTTCCCTACGTTGTTCCAGTGACGCCAACCCCAGTGTCACTAGTTTCTCCTGGTTCAAGGTCACCCATGGCGTTGAGACTGATCTAAGGCGGGGAAGTCAAAATATCACCGTTCACCTTGAGTCGGTAAAGGCAACTACATCCTACAGCTGCACGGCGACAAACGCTCTTGGGAGCTCACGGTCCGCGCCCGTGCGAGTCCACAGGCACC